The following coding sequences lie in one Methylotuvimicrobium alcaliphilum 20Z genomic window:
- a CDS encoding polysaccharide deacetylase family protein: MSIFSKLSDINCPESLACDASGKNPSFEISFRADGIIPFPQVILHGEGRQKIIKDEAIDSRADDKGGYIYTAKIPAGLFAANHIHIQIEGCRQADLSRAGGDDWIKVYRDLRLEAPPRAARKIEIADGVKVYFGIHKHMHQPYYRAADPDYWDGEKDEIFGSRVGNYTGFLPAAVRQYDEGNLPHAGLSTSWSGSLIEQLDRCEAQGLCGGRFSGWKNELRGIAGAKTALGNPRMAFSAFGYFHPLMALIPERNIVRHIQWHQDAIRAHFGAEASKVLFPPETAFHVRMIPALKEAGIEAVIYDSIHRYRACRDYPYAGINEGMLPPNPAEQVNPPVDDWLQLHNIWAGSKISPSLMRPEYIAYEDPDGKIHKIIGIPAERYIGNEDARGGFGALQYPDVLGQVYDRIVETGSFDPKHPPFFLLHSDGDNHGGGADSYYHHNTGELVRWLHQDPRFELTTSEDYLQRFPPDPAQAVHIEPGSWSGADNGDPQFMKWFSRYDQPYSPDLNSWAVLTALQNLVHTIEDSAPEHAALQEASRLMLTAETSCYWYWTGQDVWDKQVTEAANKGWQLLGSAVKQVGDSTGPTIFAPWVTPENPGGDCWGQGCLKAAPREATLHTFIHDLSGLKRSTLVLRTASGEKRLDLNNHGPYPSHTGASVSADYCTASLPVGAGNVRYYIEAEDSRGNVSRSALERIYLA; encoded by the coding sequence ATGAGTATTTTTTCCAAACTATCGGATATCAATTGCCCCGAATCGCTTGCTTGCGATGCCTCGGGAAAAAATCCATCATTCGAGATCAGCTTTCGCGCCGACGGCATAATCCCGTTTCCGCAAGTGATATTGCATGGCGAAGGCCGGCAAAAAATCATAAAGGATGAGGCGATCGACAGCCGGGCCGACGACAAAGGCGGCTATATTTATACCGCAAAGATACCGGCCGGTTTATTTGCCGCAAACCATATCCATATACAGATCGAAGGTTGCCGCCAGGCCGACTTGAGCCGGGCCGGCGGAGACGACTGGATCAAAGTCTACCGAGATCTCCGGCTAGAAGCTCCTCCCCGCGCCGCACGAAAAATAGAGATTGCAGACGGCGTCAAGGTGTACTTCGGCATTCACAAACACATGCACCAACCCTATTACCGCGCGGCCGACCCCGATTATTGGGATGGCGAAAAAGACGAGATCTTCGGATCTCGGGTCGGCAATTACACCGGTTTCCTACCGGCCGCGGTACGCCAATATGACGAAGGAAACTTGCCGCATGCCGGCCTATCCACCAGCTGGAGCGGTTCGCTGATCGAACAACTCGATCGCTGCGAAGCGCAAGGCTTGTGCGGCGGCCGTTTCTCTGGCTGGAAAAACGAGTTGCGCGGCATCGCCGGCGCCAAAACCGCACTCGGCAATCCCCGCATGGCTTTTTCCGCGTTCGGCTACTTTCATCCGCTGATGGCGCTGATCCCGGAGCGCAACATCGTGCGCCACATTCAGTGGCACCAAGACGCCATACGCGCCCACTTCGGAGCCGAAGCCTCCAAAGTCTTGTTTCCCCCGGAGACCGCCTTCCATGTACGCATGATTCCGGCACTGAAGGAGGCAGGCATCGAGGCGGTGATCTACGATTCCATCCACCGCTACCGCGCCTGCCGCGACTATCCTTACGCCGGTATCAACGAAGGCATGCTGCCGCCCAACCCCGCGGAACAAGTCAACCCGCCGGTCGACGATTGGCTGCAACTGCACAACATCTGGGCCGGCTCGAAAATTTCTCCAAGCCTGATGCGGCCCGAATATATCGCCTACGAAGACCCTGACGGCAAGATTCATAAAATCATCGGCATTCCGGCCGAGCGCTACATCGGCAACGAAGATGCCCGGGGCGGCTTCGGCGCCTTGCAATATCCCGACGTACTCGGTCAGGTTTACGACAGAATCGTCGAAACCGGCAGTTTCGATCCGAAACATCCGCCATTTTTTCTGCTGCATTCCGACGGCGATAACCACGGCGGCGGCGCCGACAGCTATTATCATCACAACACCGGCGAACTGGTGCGCTGGCTGCATCAAGACCCGCGCTTCGAACTGACCACCAGCGAGGATTATTTGCAGCGTTTCCCGCCCGACCCAGCTCAGGCCGTGCATATCGAACCCGGCTCCTGGAGCGGCGCCGATAACGGCGATCCGCAGTTCATGAAATGGTTCAGCCGCTACGACCAACCCTACTCACCGGACCTCAACTCCTGGGCCGTTCTAACGGCACTGCAAAACCTCGTGCATACGATCGAAGACAGCGCGCCGGAACATGCCGCGCTGCAAGAAGCCTCGCGCTTGATGCTCACGGCCGAAACCAGCTGTTACTGGTATTGGACCGGTCAGGACGTCTGGGATAAACAAGTCACCGAAGCGGCCAATAAAGGCTGGCAATTACTCGGCAGCGCCGTTAAACAAGTCGGCGACAGCACCGGACCTACCATTTTCGCCCCCTGGGTTACGCCGGAAAACCCAGGCGGCGATTGCTGGGGACAGGGTTGCCTTAAAGCCGCGCCGAGAGAAGCCACGTTGCATACTTTCATCCACGATCTATCGGGCCTGAAGCGCTCGACACTCGTACTGCGCACAGCTTCCGGCGAGAAACGCCTAGATCTCAACAATCACGGCCCATATCCAAGCCACACCGGCGCCTCGGTATCGGCCGATTATTGCACCGCGTCCTTACCGGTCGGGGCAGGCAATGTGCGCTACTACATCGAAGCCGAAGACTCACGCGGCAATGTCTCGCGCAGTGCATTGGAGAGGATTTATTTGGCATGA
- a CDS encoding phenylpyruvate tautomerase MIF-related protein has protein sequence MPYLKLNTNTPITDEKSSPLLAEMSQLMAKETGKSERYVMVELASGKPMLFGGSDKPLAYLECKSIGLSGAQARSLSTSLSRLLEKELSIPPDRVYIEFSNCPAELWGWNGSTFG, from the coding sequence ATGCCTTATTTAAAACTCAATACCAATACGCCCATCACCGATGAAAAATCTTCGCCATTACTGGCTGAAATGTCGCAACTGATGGCCAAAGAGACCGGTAAGTCGGAGCGCTATGTCATGGTCGAGCTGGCTTCCGGCAAGCCGATGTTGTTCGGCGGGAGCGATAAGCCATTGGCTTATCTCGAATGTAAAAGTATCGGCTTGAGCGGCGCTCAGGCGCGTTCGTTGTCGACGTCATTAAGCCGCTTGCTGGAAAAGGAATTGTCGATACCGCCCGATCGCGTTTATATCGAATTCAGCAATTGCCCGGCGGAATTATGGGGATGGAACGGTTCAACATTCGGATGA
- a CDS encoding AAA family ATPase, with protein MEHDLEALINQANQIILGKDRQIRLAVCCLLAKGHLLIEDLPGVGKTTLSHALAKLFGMDYQRLQFTSDLLPADIIGSSVFMANEHAFKFHPGPIFRQMILADEINRASPKAQSALLEAMEERQVTVDGETYALPELFFVIATQNPNHHVGTFSLPESQLDRFLMRIELGYPDHRAELSLLSGEARYRLLEDLPVMMPAERLLQLQDQVARVYASPALLNYVLAVVTFTRQSDQYHCGLSPRAGLALLNAAKAWALLANRDAVLPEDVQAVLPAVAGHRIRSGVGNSEAIVAPILQNVPVV; from the coding sequence ATGGAACATGACTTAGAAGCGTTAATTAACCAAGCGAATCAAATTATTCTGGGTAAGGATCGGCAAATTCGATTGGCGGTGTGTTGTTTGCTGGCCAAAGGGCATTTGTTGATCGAGGATTTACCCGGCGTGGGGAAGACGACTTTGTCGCATGCGCTGGCTAAATTATTCGGTATGGATTATCAGCGTTTGCAATTTACCAGCGATCTGTTGCCGGCGGATATTATCGGTTCGTCGGTGTTTATGGCGAATGAGCATGCGTTTAAGTTTCATCCCGGCCCGATTTTCAGGCAAATGATCTTGGCCGATGAAATCAATCGGGCTTCGCCGAAGGCGCAAAGCGCTTTGCTCGAGGCGATGGAGGAGCGGCAAGTAACGGTAGACGGCGAAACGTATGCTTTGCCCGAGTTGTTTTTTGTGATCGCCACGCAAAACCCGAATCATCATGTGGGTACGTTTTCTTTGCCCGAGTCGCAATTAGACCGGTTTTTGATGCGGATCGAGCTGGGTTATCCGGATCATCGCGCCGAGTTGTCGTTGTTGTCCGGCGAGGCGCGCTATCGCTTGCTTGAGGATTTGCCGGTGATGATGCCGGCAGAGCGTTTGTTGCAGTTGCAGGATCAAGTGGCGCGCGTGTATGCCTCGCCGGCTTTGTTGAATTATGTATTGGCGGTCGTGACGTTTACTCGGCAATCCGATCAGTATCATTGCGGTTTATCGCCTCGGGCCGGTTTGGCTTTGCTGAACGCGGCTAAGGCTTGGGCGTTGTTGGCCAATCGCGACGCGGTGTTGCCCGAAGATGTGCAAGCGGTATTGCCGGCGGTTGCGGGGCACCGGATTCGTTCCGGGGTGGGGAATTCGGAGGCTATCGTGGCGCCGATTTTACAAAACGTGCCGGTGGTTTGA
- a CDS encoding P-II family nitrogen regulator codes for MLFKLIMVFVDEDKVEDVMDASRNAGATGATIISKARGQGLEKVVGILGFEILSPRAVVLILAEARRAERILEAVTEAGNLDESLGTGIAIQLDVDKALGLSEHVKELEKKKPFV; via the coding sequence ATGTTATTTAAATTGATTATGGTCTTTGTCGATGAGGACAAGGTTGAAGACGTTATGGACGCGTCGAGAAACGCCGGTGCGACTGGTGCGACGATCATCAGCAAGGCTCGTGGGCAAGGTCTCGAAAAAGTCGTCGGTATTTTGGGTTTCGAAATATTGAGCCCGCGTGCGGTCGTGCTGATACTGGCCGAGGCGAGGCGGGCCGAACGTATTTTGGAGGCGGTTACCGAAGCCGGCAATCTCGATGAAAGTCTCGGCACCGGCATCGCGATTCAGCTCGATGTCGACAAGGCCTTGGGGCTCAGCGAGCATGTCAAAGAACTGGAAAAAAAGAAGCCGTTCGTATGA
- a CDS encoding type II secretion system protein, whose product MPLIATDRIDRMPAPKRRQRGLTLVELTVTLLILTVLATIAIRSTNDLGFQVRYEQTKERLEMIRNAILGNPRLIINGQQAISGFVADMGRLPVNIRELIQRKGDCDVDAGDVSETECLGLSGTWNPDAWNSNPVTRIHSTGLRYGWNGPYLNISGNPADEYAFTDGWGREAKGYCETSIDTDQGACDVSDWIGVANDHNYGWYFNQLPLEEKTLTILSYGKDQISGDGDDYYDADYPSPASQPVVRGNDWLVNISGGISVSFLKPGVEYLSMFSRCSDPQKTSRDECEEPNLWYGGCDIAGFYNKSSCEAHTTGSWSNCSDDTDKNKEDCHSAGFTYYGQGYGCSDQFKTTKTDCESPAVWRNCSDDGTIDNESDCLSANEVWFGDLIFAPKSKSICMKIYYRNLNSLIGTLVSDAKTISAESGLKTIRFTHFRDEDDEDTEIVDKIPLGTIAIGIYKHNGSVCTNDLYPVGRQPVAVNLYSKAHLPVINW is encoded by the coding sequence ATGCCGTTGATAGCGACCGACAGAATCGACCGAATGCCCGCCCCGAAACGCCGCCAGCGAGGACTCACCCTAGTCGAACTGACCGTAACGCTGTTGATACTAACCGTACTGGCAACCATCGCGATACGCTCGACCAACGACCTAGGCTTTCAAGTGCGTTACGAACAAACCAAAGAACGCCTGGAAATGATCCGAAACGCAATCCTCGGCAATCCGAGGTTGATTATTAACGGCCAGCAAGCGATTAGCGGGTTTGTGGCGGATATGGGGCGGTTGCCGGTTAATATTCGGGAGTTGATTCAAAGGAAAGGAGATTGTGATGTTGATGCCGGTGATGTTAGTGAAACAGAATGTTTGGGGCTTAGTGGCACATGGAATCCCGATGCCTGGAATAGTAATCCGGTGACTAGGATTCATTCTACTGGTCTTAGATATGGCTGGAATGGGCCGTATTTGAATATTTCCGGCAATCCGGCAGATGAATATGCGTTCACCGATGGCTGGGGGCGAGAAGCGAAAGGTTACTGCGAAACGTCTATCGATACAGATCAAGGTGCATGCGACGTTTCGGACTGGATTGGCGTAGCAAATGATCACAACTATGGGTGGTATTTCAATCAGCTTCCATTGGAAGAAAAAACTCTAACCATTTTGAGTTACGGCAAAGATCAAATTAGCGGCGACGGTGATGATTATTACGATGCCGATTATCCTAGCCCGGCTTCCCAGCCTGTAGTGCGAGGCAATGATTGGTTAGTAAATATATCGGGGGGTATAAGCGTAAGTTTTTTAAAGCCGGGCGTTGAATATTTATCAATGTTTTCACGATGCTCCGACCCTCAGAAAACCTCAAGGGACGAATGCGAAGAGCCCAATCTTTGGTACGGTGGATGCGATATCGCAGGATTTTACAACAAATCGAGTTGCGAAGCCCATACAACGGGAAGCTGGTCCAATTGTTCCGATGACACAGATAAAAACAAAGAAGACTGTCACAGTGCGGGATTTACCTATTACGGACAGGGCTATGGTTGTTCCGACCAATTCAAAACAACAAAAACGGATTGCGAGAGTCCCGCAGTCTGGCGAAACTGCAGTGATGACGGAACGATTGACAATGAAAGCGATTGCTTGAGCGCCAATGAAGTCTGGTTTGGTGATTTGATTTTCGCGCCGAAGAGTAAATCGATTTGTATGAAAATTTATTACAGAAATCTCAACTCACTGATCGGAACATTGGTTAGCGATGCAAAAACGATTTCGGCCGAAAGCGGTTTGAAAACGATCCGATTTACTCATTTCAGAGACGAGGATGACGAGGATACTGAAATTGTAGATAAAATCCCGCTCGGAACGATTGCGATCGGTATTTATAAGCATAATGGTTCAGTTTGCACGAACGATCTATACCCAGTAGGGCGGCAACCGGTAGCCGTAAATCTTTATTCGAAGGCACATTTGCCTGTAATTAATTGGTAA
- a CDS encoding DUF58 domain-containing protein, translating to MNADLASLKQGFGFGRFFRRDESASGPLELTRRRVFILPTQRGLSLVYTIVLLLLVALIYNNNLVYGLAFFLASLFFVSILHTYRALAGLVVKTGYAAPVFAGESAGLSLTVSNPTDTRRHALSAHLENESVFDLEARQSKTLTLYMRTQQRGWHSIGAITLASHYPLGLFRAWSPLRFSDRILVYPKPARDVVPFPDASGSDAAGQSVSDRGGQDDFIGTREYQAGDLLRQIHWKAYAKGQGLLSKQYAGESVGTELWLDYGQAFGERTEDRLSRLCRWILDADTAGLRYGLRLPGCRIPPDHGASHRARCLKALALFEGERS from the coding sequence ATGAACGCAGATCTAGCGTCATTGAAACAAGGTTTCGGGTTCGGGCGTTTTTTCAGGCGGGACGAGTCTGCGAGCGGTCCGTTGGAGTTGACGCGGCGGCGGGTTTTTATTTTGCCGACGCAGCGGGGGCTGAGCTTGGTTTATACCATTGTGTTATTGTTGTTGGTCGCTCTGATTTATAACAATAATTTGGTGTACGGCTTGGCGTTTTTTCTGGCTAGCCTATTTTTTGTGTCGATTTTGCATACCTATCGGGCGCTGGCCGGGTTGGTGGTAAAAACCGGTTATGCGGCCCCGGTTTTTGCCGGCGAATCGGCGGGTTTGTCATTGACGGTGAGTAATCCGACGGACACTCGACGCCATGCTTTGTCGGCGCATCTGGAAAACGAGTCGGTTTTCGATTTGGAGGCTCGGCAAAGTAAAACGCTCACCTTATATATGCGTACTCAACAACGCGGTTGGCATTCGATTGGCGCGATAACGCTGGCCAGTCATTATCCGTTGGGTCTTTTCCGGGCCTGGTCGCCGCTGCGCTTTAGCGATCGGATTTTGGTTTATCCGAAGCCGGCTCGGGATGTCGTGCCTTTTCCAGACGCAAGCGGGTCTGACGCAGCCGGGCAGAGCGTTAGCGACCGCGGCGGGCAAGACGATTTTATCGGCACTCGCGAATATCAGGCGGGAGATTTGTTGCGCCAGATTCATTGGAAGGCTTATGCCAAGGGTCAAGGCTTGTTGTCTAAACAATATGCCGGCGAGTCGGTCGGCACCGAGTTGTGGTTGGATTATGGGCAGGCTTTCGGGGAGCGAACCGAAGATCGTTTGAGCCGTTTATGCCGCTGGATTTTGGATGCCGATACGGCCGGTTTGCGTTATGGCTTGCGTTTGCCGGGCTGCCGTATTCCGCCGGATCACGGTGCTTCGCATCGAGCCCGCTGCTTGAAGGCTTTGGCTCTTTTTGAGGGCGAGCGATCATGA
- a CDS encoding REP-associated tyrosine transposase has protein sequence MANYRRYRVKGGTYFFTVAIYNRRQALLVDYIDALRDAFAEVKRAHPFHIDAIVILPEHMHCIWTLPEGDDAFSMRWRQIKSAFTEQLPDVEPRSASRKRKGERGIWHRRFWDHVIRDDNDFARHVDYIHFNPVKHGWVKQVADWPYSTFFRYVERGVYPLSWGSDYSDDLEVAGE, from the coding sequence ATGGCTAATTATCGGCGTTATCGGGTTAAAGGCGGAACGTATTTTTTTACGGTGGCTATATACAATCGGCGACAGGCGTTATTGGTCGATTATATCGATGCGCTGCGGGACGCTTTTGCAGAAGTCAAACGTGCGCATCCGTTCCATATCGATGCCATTGTGATCTTGCCGGAGCATATGCATTGTATTTGGACCTTGCCGGAGGGCGACGATGCTTTTTCGATGCGTTGGCGGCAAATCAAGTCTGCGTTTACCGAGCAGTTGCCGGATGTCGAGCCGCGTTCGGCAAGTCGAAAACGGAAGGGTGAACGGGGTATTTGGCATCGGCGATTTTGGGATCATGTCATTCGGGACGATAACGATTTTGCTCGGCATGTGGATTACATTCATTTTAATCCGGTTAAGCATGGTTGGGTCAAGCAAGTAGCGGATTGGCCTTATTCGACATTTTTTCGTTATGTCGAACGAGGGGTTTATCCCTTGTCTTGGGGGAGCGATTACAGCGATGACCTAGAGGTGGCGGGAGAGTGA
- a CDS encoding aldo/keto reductase family protein: MSEDIRMGPVRLIQGIEVPSFFYGTAWKEERTEALVLAAIEAGFRAVDTANQRRHYYEEGVGHALSKVLGEGRLKRGELFLQSKFTYAASQDHRLPYDPDADYATQVEQSFSRTLKHLGTDYLDSFILHGPSLGQGLAEADREVWRAMESLCKSGSVRLIGVSNISEDQLRLLIEFAEIKPAFVQNRCFARTQWDSEVRKQCRDHGIVYQGFSLLTANVSELNRPIMDQVTKRHGCTKAQAVFRFALQLGMIPLTGTSDPEHMKQDLSVYDFAFNADEIAMIENVAA, encoded by the coding sequence ATGAGTGAAGATATTCGAATGGGTCCGGTACGTTTGATTCAAGGTATTGAAGTCCCAAGTTTCTTTTATGGGACGGCCTGGAAGGAAGAACGGACCGAGGCATTGGTTTTGGCCGCGATCGAAGCCGGTTTTCGGGCCGTCGATACCGCGAATCAGCGGCGGCATTATTACGAAGAGGGCGTCGGACATGCGCTAAGCAAGGTGCTGGGGGAGGGCCGACTTAAACGCGGCGAGCTGTTTCTGCAAAGCAAGTTTACCTATGCGGCGAGTCAAGATCATCGGCTTCCTTACGATCCCGATGCGGATTACGCCACGCAGGTCGAGCAGTCGTTCAGCCGCACGCTAAAGCATTTGGGCACCGATTATCTGGATTCCTTCATTTTGCATGGGCCTTCGCTAGGCCAAGGTCTGGCCGAAGCGGATCGCGAAGTATGGCGAGCGATGGAAAGTCTCTGCAAATCCGGTTCGGTTCGATTGATCGGCGTTTCGAATATCAGTGAGGATCAATTAAGGCTCTTGATTGAATTTGCCGAGATTAAGCCGGCATTCGTGCAAAACCGATGTTTTGCTCGGACGCAATGGGATTCCGAGGTTAGAAAGCAATGTCGCGATCATGGCATCGTTTACCAAGGCTTTTCGTTGTTGACGGCGAACGTTTCCGAATTGAACCGCCCTATCATGGATCAGGTTACAAAGCGTCACGGCTGTACCAAGGCGCAGGCCGTGTTTCGTTTCGCGTTGCAACTCGGTATGATTCCGTTGACCGGCACGAGCGATCCGGAGCACATGAAACAAGACTTGTCGGTATATGACTTCGCGTTCAATGCAGATGAAATAGCTATGATTGAAAATGTTGCGGCTTGA
- a CDS encoding transglutaminase TgpA family protein: protein MNAGILRGLLFAVALIVLPHVGHIPPLLSVFFGVLWVWRFCGIRYPNCLPKGMAASVLMLVGIGLLVAHHQGEWGIGSGTALFVTALGLKLLELNKPRDVYLIAYLGFIVIAAQFLYWQNIVAAVYGLSVSLLLLACLVAVNQHGRLFRVDVLRRISYLFLQALPMTAILFMVFPRVQAPAWAFLNDEKHRAQSGLGDILEPGAFDQLALSPKLAFRVKFDGAMPPKDQLYWRGPVFSFTDGVRWRRSTNAHAKYYQEPLQVSGQSYAYRLLLEPQAHSWVYGLEMPVEYDDSLRRDANYQLLSRVRSEEAAEFKLVSYSHYNTGRITRSEYAENRQLPGEPSVEVESLVRQLHGFDEAPERYLNNVLAWFRRQGFQYSLTPPLMPDRPIETFLFEAKTGFCNHYATAFVYLLRVADIPARVVTGYQGGEFNKIGRFLEVRQSDAHAWAEVWLDGKGWVRVDPTSAVMPVQTSQDSLRDERSDFGEAGSAPIDREIRDSWSDLKPVEQFWNSLEYYWQRWIVSYGSGTRSDLLNRLHLKHWQEVLFGLLAVWLAVMLILAGMLLRPWGKRDDPVVKLYRNFCRKMTRLGVERASSEGPIDFAQRAKVHCPELARDIDEITEIFVRLKYQRADSDGDFRRLRRKVSGLRC from the coding sequence ATGAATGCAGGTATCTTGCGAGGCTTGTTATTTGCGGTCGCTTTGATCGTGCTGCCTCACGTCGGTCATATTCCGCCGCTTTTATCCGTATTTTTTGGGGTGTTGTGGGTTTGGCGTTTTTGCGGTATTCGTTATCCGAATTGTCTGCCTAAGGGTATGGCCGCTTCGGTGTTGATGTTGGTCGGTATTGGTTTGCTGGTCGCTCATCATCAAGGCGAATGGGGGATCGGTAGCGGTACGGCCTTGTTTGTGACGGCCTTGGGCTTGAAGTTGTTGGAGTTGAATAAGCCGCGCGATGTTTATTTGATTGCTTATTTGGGCTTTATCGTCATTGCCGCTCAGTTTTTGTATTGGCAAAACATCGTTGCCGCCGTTTATGGTTTGTCGGTCAGTTTGTTGTTGTTGGCCTGTTTGGTCGCCGTGAATCAGCATGGCCGTCTGTTTCGCGTCGATGTATTGCGCAGGATTTCGTATTTGTTTTTGCAGGCCCTGCCGATGACGGCAATTTTATTCATGGTGTTCCCTCGGGTGCAGGCGCCTGCCTGGGCATTTTTGAATGACGAAAAGCATCGGGCGCAGTCGGGCCTCGGCGATATTTTGGAGCCGGGCGCTTTCGATCAATTGGCTTTGTCGCCCAAACTGGCGTTCCGGGTCAAGTTTGACGGTGCGATGCCGCCTAAGGATCAATTGTATTGGCGCGGCCCGGTGTTTAGTTTTACCGACGGTGTTCGGTGGCGCAGGTCTACTAATGCTCATGCCAAGTATTATCAAGAACCCTTGCAGGTATCCGGTCAATCGTATGCCTATCGCTTGTTGCTGGAACCGCAAGCTCACTCATGGGTGTATGGGCTGGAGATGCCCGTCGAATACGATGATTCGTTGCGGCGCGATGCCAATTATCAGTTGCTTAGTCGGGTTCGGAGCGAGGAGGCCGCCGAATTTAAGCTGGTGTCTTATTCGCACTATAACACCGGTCGCATTACGCGTTCGGAGTATGCGGAAAACCGGCAATTACCCGGCGAGCCTTCCGTTGAAGTCGAGTCTTTGGTTCGGCAGTTACACGGTTTTGACGAGGCGCCCGAGCGGTATTTGAATAATGTGTTGGCGTGGTTTCGGCGGCAGGGTTTTCAATACAGTCTGACACCGCCTTTGATGCCGGATCGTCCGATTGAAACATTTTTGTTCGAGGCCAAAACGGGTTTTTGTAATCACTATGCGACGGCGTTTGTTTATTTATTGAGGGTCGCCGATATTCCGGCCCGTGTGGTTACGGGTTATCAGGGCGGCGAGTTCAATAAAATCGGCCGGTTTTTAGAAGTCCGGCAATCGGATGCGCATGCCTGGGCTGAGGTTTGGCTGGACGGCAAGGGTTGGGTTCGGGTCGATCCTACGAGTGCCGTTATGCCGGTTCAGACCTCGCAAGATTCGCTTAGGGATGAGCGTTCGGACTTCGGAGAGGCGGGCTCGGCGCCCATTGACCGGGAAATTCGAGATTCCTGGTCCGATTTGAAGCCGGTCGAGCAGTTTTGGAATAGTTTGGAATATTACTGGCAGCGCTGGATCGTGAGTTATGGCAGCGGGACGCGTAGCGATCTGTTGAATCGCCTTCATCTGAAGCATTGGCAAGAGGTGTTGTTCGGCTTGCTGGCCGTATGGCTTGCGGTGATGTTGATTTTGGCGGGTATGTTGTTGAGGCCTTGGGGCAAGCGTGACGATCCGGTGGTGAAATTGTATCGGAATTTTTGCCGGAAAATGACCCGGTTGGGCGTGGAGAGAGCAAGCAGCGAAGGACCGATCGATTTTGCGCAAAGAGCAAAGGTGCATTGTCCGGAATTGGCGCGCGATATCGATGAGATTACCGAGATATTCGTTAGATTGAAATATCAGCGTGCGGATTCGGACGGCGATTTTAGGCGCTTGAGAAGGAAGGTTTCGGGGTTGCGATGTTGA